The proteins below are encoded in one region of Nakamurella flava:
- the prmC gene encoding peptide chain release factor N(5)-glutamine methyltransferase, with amino-acid sequence MPGRVTAPGQRQSLRAAVRAAAVTLGQAGVASPGVDAEELAAHLLGVERTRLGLTPLVEPDWVSAYAELVARRAERVPLQHLTGFGYLGRARVAVGPGVFIPRPETESMVEWVVGALRGRQRPLVVDLCTGTGAIAIAVALARPDARVIAVEKSVEALVWTRRNLTAHAESGGTPIELRGGDVFDERLLSDLDGAADVVVSNPPYVPAATPVEPEVADHDPAEAVFAGADGLDVIRPLVSVAASLLQRDGWLAIEHDDTHGETVPEMLRRRRVLADVADHRDLTGRPRFVTARRVPLAAADQRR; translated from the coding sequence GTGCCCGGCCGGGTCACCGCTCCCGGGCAGCGGCAGTCGCTGCGCGCCGCCGTCCGGGCTGCGGCCGTGACGCTGGGACAGGCGGGCGTGGCGTCGCCCGGGGTGGATGCCGAGGAGCTCGCCGCCCACCTGCTCGGGGTGGAGCGGACCCGGCTGGGTCTGACCCCGCTGGTCGAGCCGGACTGGGTGTCCGCCTATGCCGAGCTCGTCGCCCGCCGGGCCGAGCGGGTGCCGCTGCAGCACCTGACCGGGTTCGGGTACCTCGGCCGCGCCCGCGTCGCGGTCGGACCAGGAGTCTTCATCCCGCGTCCGGAGACCGAGTCCATGGTCGAGTGGGTGGTGGGTGCGCTCCGCGGTCGCCAGCGGCCGCTGGTGGTCGACCTCTGCACCGGCACCGGAGCCATCGCCATCGCCGTCGCCCTGGCCCGGCCCGACGCGCGCGTGATCGCCGTCGAGAAGTCCGTCGAGGCGCTGGTCTGGACCCGCCGCAACCTCACGGCCCACGCCGAGTCCGGCGGAACCCCCATCGAGCTGCGCGGCGGTGACGTCTTCGACGAGCGCCTGCTGTCCGATCTGGACGGTGCGGCCGACGTGGTCGTCTCCAATCCGCCGTACGTGCCGGCCGCGACCCCGGTCGAGCCCGAGGTGGCCGACCACGACCCGGCCGAGGCGGTCTTCGCCGGGGCCGACGGTCTGGATGTCATCCGTCCGCTCGTCTCGGTCGCCGCGAGCCTGCTGCAACGGGACGGATGGCTCGCCATCGAGCACGACGACACCCACGGCGAGACCGTGCCCGAGATGTTGCGCCGGCGCCGGGTGCTGGCCGACGTCGCCGACCACCGCGATCTGACCGGACGTCCGCGTTTCGTCACCGCCCGCCGGGTGCCGCTGGCCGCGGCCGACCAGCGCCGCTGA
- the prfA gene encoding peptide chain release factor 1: protein MTSTPTSSRVAEFVREYAELEQALSDPAVHADQGRARRLGRRYAELTPIVTTANELATARGDLAAARELAGEDASFAEEARELDVRVDELEARLAELLVPRDPDDAKDVLVEVKAGEGGEESALFAGDLIRMYLRYAERHGWKTEVLSATDSDLGGYKDVTVAVKAPGSPAPADGVWARLKFEGGVHRVQRVPVTESQGRVHTSAAGVFVTPEAEDTDDEVTIADADLRIDVFRSSGPGGQSVNTTDSAVRITHLPTGIVVSCQNEKSQLQNKEQAMRILRSRILAAARAEAEAAAADARRSQVRTVDRSERVRTYNYPENRIADHRVGYKAYNLDAVLDGELDAVLDALAAADRAERLGASS, encoded by the coding sequence ATGACGAGCACGCCCACGTCGTCCCGAGTGGCGGAGTTCGTCCGCGAGTACGCCGAACTCGAACAGGCCCTGTCCGACCCGGCGGTGCACGCCGACCAGGGCCGGGCCCGTCGCCTGGGTCGGCGGTACGCCGAGCTGACGCCCATCGTGACGACCGCCAACGAGCTGGCCACGGCCCGCGGGGATCTGGCGGCCGCCCGCGAGCTGGCCGGCGAGGACGCTTCCTTCGCCGAGGAGGCCCGGGAACTCGACGTCCGGGTCGACGAGCTCGAAGCCCGGCTGGCCGAGCTGCTCGTGCCCCGGGATCCGGACGACGCCAAGGACGTGCTGGTCGAGGTCAAGGCGGGGGAGGGCGGCGAGGAATCGGCCCTGTTCGCCGGCGACCTCATCCGGATGTACCTGCGCTACGCCGAACGCCACGGCTGGAAGACCGAGGTGCTCTCCGCGACCGACTCCGACCTCGGCGGCTACAAGGACGTCACCGTGGCCGTCAAGGCGCCGGGCTCGCCGGCTCCGGCGGACGGTGTCTGGGCGCGGCTGAAGTTCGAGGGCGGCGTCCACCGCGTCCAGCGGGTCCCGGTCACCGAGTCGCAGGGCCGGGTGCACACCTCCGCCGCCGGCGTCTTCGTCACCCCCGAGGCCGAGGACACCGACGACGAGGTCACCATCGCCGATGCCGACCTGCGCATCGACGTGTTCCGTTCGTCCGGCCCCGGCGGTCAGTCGGTCAACACCACCGATTCCGCGGTGCGCATCACGCACCTGCCCACCGGCATCGTCGTGTCCTGCCAGAACGAAAAGTCCCAGCTGCAGAACAAGGAACAGGCGATGCGGATCCTCCGCTCGCGGATCCTGGCCGCGGCCCGGGCCGAGGCCGAGGCCGCTGCTGCGGACGCCCGCCGCTCCCAGGTACGCACGGTCGACCGCTCCGAACGGGTGCGGACGTACAACTACCCCGAGAACCGGATCGCCGACCACCGGGTCGGGTACAAGGCCTACAACCTCGACGCCGTGCTGGACGGCGAGCTGGACGCCGTGCTGGACGCCCTGGCCGCCGCGGATCGTGCCGAGCGTCTCGGCGCCTCGTCGTGA
- the rpmE gene encoding 50S ribosomal protein L31 — protein MKSGIHPQYGTTEVSCGCGNTFTTRSTADGGKITVEVCSACHPFYTGKQKILDTGGRVARFEARYGKRSR, from the coding sequence ATGAAGTCCGGCATTCACCCCCAGTACGGCACCACCGAGGTCAGCTGCGGTTGCGGCAACACCTTCACCACCCGCAGCACCGCCGACGGCGGCAAGATCACGGTCGAGGTCTGCTCGGCGTGCCACCCGTTCTACACGGGCAAGCAGAAGATCCTGGACACCGGCGGCCGCGTGGCCCGCTTCGAGGCCCGGTACGGCAAGCGCAGCCGCTGA
- the rho gene encoding transcription termination factor Rho — MSETTESLDAPQVTETGSASTATKSRRRGPGLTGMVLADLKTLAGELGIKGTSGMRKGDLVAAISAKQGGGSAAPAAASTPADTTSAATSNGRRRNGAATSNGHTAAAGSNGAEPQLPLTEVAPPVVDQPAPASTTPRSEASAPEATVNGADSAAPARTDERAERADADGRDDNPRNRRSRRNRRDRDRGDRTDNSEGTTDAGDRSTDGSADAGTDTRAEGGRSDNRDNRGENRSERQNDRGGDNRNDRQTDRGDTRNDRGDNRRNDRNDRDRNDRDDDEGDGRGRRGRRYRDRNRRGRDRFADNEPVGGGRDPEIREDDVLVPVAGILDVLDSYAFIRTSGYLTGPNDVYVSLSQVRKNGLRRGDAVTGAVRALRDGEQSRQKFNALVRLDTVNGLTPEEARQRPEFTKLTPLYPNERLRLETESHLLTTRVIDLVMPVGKGQRALIVSPPKAGKTMVMQAIANAIATNNPECHLMVVLVDERPEEVTDMQRSVKGEVIASTFDRPPADHTLVAELSIERAKRLVEMGKDVVVLLDSITRLGRAYNLAAPASGRILSGGVDSTALFPPKRFLGAARNIENGGSLTIFASALVETGSAGDTVIFEEFKGTGNAELKLDRRLADKRIFPAIDVDQSSTRKEDLLMSPDELAVVVKLRRLLAALDTQPALELVLDRLRKTRSNVEFLMQVAKNAPGGERD; from the coding sequence GTGAGCGAGACCACTGAGTCGCTCGACGCCCCCCAGGTCACCGAGACCGGGTCGGCTTCCACGGCCACCAAGAGCCGTCGTCGCGGCCCCGGTCTGACGGGAATGGTCCTGGCCGATCTCAAGACCCTCGCCGGCGAGCTCGGCATCAAGGGCACGTCGGGCATGCGCAAGGGCGACCTCGTGGCCGCCATCTCCGCCAAGCAGGGTGGCGGTTCCGCCGCGCCCGCGGCGGCCTCCACTCCGGCGGACACCACCTCCGCCGCCACCAGCAACGGCCGGCGCCGCAACGGCGCCGCGACCAGCAACGGGCACACCGCCGCGGCCGGCAGCAACGGTGCCGAGCCGCAGCTCCCGCTGACCGAGGTGGCCCCGCCGGTCGTCGACCAGCCCGCGCCGGCGTCGACGACGCCCCGCTCGGAGGCCTCCGCCCCCGAGGCGACCGTGAACGGCGCCGACAGCGCCGCACCCGCTCGCACCGACGAGCGGGCCGAGCGGGCCGACGCCGATGGCCGTGACGACAACCCCCGCAACCGACGCTCACGCCGCAACCGGCGGGACCGGGATCGCGGGGACCGCACGGATAACAGCGAGGGCACCACCGACGCCGGTGACCGGTCCACGGACGGTTCCGCCGACGCCGGCACCGACACCCGGGCCGAGGGCGGCCGCTCCGACAACCGGGACAACCGGGGTGAGAACCGCAGCGAACGGCAGAACGATCGGGGCGGCGACAACCGCAACGACCGCCAGACCGACCGCGGCGACACTCGCAACGACCGCGGCGACAACCGTCGCAACGACCGCAACGATCGGGACCGCAACGATCGGGACGACGACGAGGGCGACGGCCGCGGCCGGCGTGGTCGTCGGTACCGGGATCGCAACCGCCGGGGCCGGGACCGCTTCGCCGACAACGAGCCCGTCGGCGGTGGCCGTGACCCCGAGATCCGCGAGGACGACGTGCTGGTGCCCGTCGCAGGCATCCTGGACGTCCTGGATTCGTACGCGTTCATCCGGACCTCCGGCTACCTCACCGGGCCGAACGACGTCTACGTCTCGCTCTCCCAGGTCCGCAAGAACGGCCTTCGGCGCGGCGATGCCGTCACCGGTGCGGTGCGGGCGCTGCGTGACGGGGAGCAGTCCCGGCAGAAGTTCAACGCCCTGGTCCGGCTGGACACCGTCAACGGCCTCACCCCCGAGGAGGCCCGCCAGCGGCCCGAGTTCACCAAGCTCACCCCGCTGTACCCGAACGAGCGGCTGCGCCTGGAGACCGAGTCCCATCTGCTGACCACCCGGGTCATCGACCTGGTCATGCCGGTCGGCAAGGGCCAGCGGGCGCTGATCGTGTCGCCGCCCAAGGCCGGCAAGACGATGGTCATGCAGGCCATCGCCAACGCCATCGCGACCAACAATCCGGAATGCCACCTCATGGTCGTGCTCGTCGACGAGCGGCCGGAGGAGGTCACCGACATGCAGCGGTCGGTGAAGGGCGAGGTCATCGCCTCGACCTTCGACCGCCCGCCGGCCGACCACACCCTGGTCGCCGAGCTGTCCATCGAGCGGGCCAAGCGCCTCGTCGAGATGGGCAAGGACGTCGTGGTGCTGCTCGACTCGATCACCCGGCTCGGGCGGGCCTACAACCTGGCCGCCCCGGCGTCCGGGCGCATCCTGTCCGGTGGTGTCGACTCGACCGCGCTGTTCCCGCCGAAGCGTTTCCTCGGCGCGGCCCGCAACATCGAGAACGGCGGCTCGCTGACCATCTTCGCCTCGGCCCTGGTCGAGACCGGGTCGGCCGGTGACACGGTGATCTTCGAGGAGTTCAAGGGCACCGGCAACGCCGAGCTCAAGCTCGACCGGCGCCTCGCCGACAAGCGGATCTTCCCGGCGATCGACGTCGACCAGTCGTCGACCCGTAAGGAAGACCTGCTGATGTCGCCGGACGAGCTGGCCGTGGTGGTCAAGCTCCGTCGGCTGCTCGCCGCGCTGGACACCCAGCCGGCGCTGGAGCTGGTCCTGGACCGGCTGCGCAAGACCCGCAGCAACGTCGAGTTCCTCATGCAGGTGGCCAAGAACGCCCCCGGCGGGGAACGCGACTGA
- the thrB gene encoding homoserine kinase — translation MTDSAVTVDPATGRPGHPPVVVQTPATSANLGAGFDCFGLALGRHDELSAELTGGADGELVIEVTGQGADEVPRTADHLVVRAIARAFAAAGRPGPLPGLRLSCTNRIPHGGGQGSSAAAIVGGLLVGRALSVQLGAPIELSEADVLDLAVAMEGHPDNVAPALLGGFTIAATGADGRPAVVSRTVHPQIRAVLFGAHTASSTEHARGLLPASVPHRDAVANVGAAALFVHAVTADPTHLWAATADRLHQDYRAAAMPASAALVRELRAAGYPAMISGAGPSVLVLTTSALDVQAWRRPGFDAAELTVDTAGAVVVTEGDRRSS, via the coding sequence ATGACCGACTCCGCCGTGACGGTCGACCCGGCGACGGGACGACCGGGACATCCGCCGGTCGTCGTCCAGACCCCGGCCACGTCGGCCAACCTCGGGGCCGGCTTCGACTGCTTCGGGTTGGCGCTGGGTCGCCACGACGAGCTGAGCGCCGAGCTCACCGGCGGTGCCGACGGCGAACTCGTCATCGAGGTGACCGGACAGGGCGCCGATGAGGTTCCGCGCACCGCCGACCATCTCGTGGTCCGCGCGATCGCCCGGGCGTTCGCCGCGGCCGGTCGTCCCGGTCCGCTGCCCGGGCTGCGCCTGTCGTGCACCAACCGCATCCCGCACGGCGGGGGCCAGGGCTCGTCGGCCGCCGCCATCGTCGGTGGACTGCTGGTCGGCCGCGCCCTGTCGGTCCAGCTGGGTGCGCCGATCGAGCTGTCCGAGGCCGACGTGCTCGATCTGGCCGTCGCCATGGAGGGGCACCCCGACAACGTGGCGCCGGCCCTGCTGGGCGGATTCACCATCGCTGCGACCGGTGCCGACGGTCGTCCCGCCGTGGTGTCCCGGACGGTGCACCCGCAGATCAGGGCAGTCCTGTTCGGGGCCCACACCGCCAGCAGCACCGAACACGCCCGGGGTCTGCTGCCGGCGTCGGTCCCGCACCGGGACGCCGTCGCCAACGTCGGGGCCGCCGCGTTGTTCGTGCACGCCGTCACCGCCGATCCGACTCACCTGTGGGCCGCGACGGCGGACCGGCTGCACCAGGACTACCGGGCGGCGGCCATGCCGGCGTCGGCCGCCCTGGTGCGGGAACTCCGGGCCGCCGGTTACCCGGCCATGATCTCGGGTGCGGGTCCGTCGGTGCTGGTGCTGACGACGTCCGCGCTGGACGTCCAGGCCTGGCGACGCCCGGGTTTCGACGCGGCCGAGCTCACGGTCGACACGGCAGGCGCGGTCGTCGTCACCGAAGGTGACCGACGTTCGTCCTGA
- the thrC gene encoding threonine synthase, translating to MTPVQHTTVDERRIDRVPAQAGWPGLIAAYADRVPVPDGARVITLLEGGTPLVPAPELSRRTGADVYLKVEGANPTGSFKDRGMTVAVTHALASGVQAVICASTGNTSASAAAYAARAGLTSAVLVPQGKIAAGKLAQAVAYGARILQVQGNFDDCLELARKTAAAQEDVIALVNSVNPVRIEGQKTAAFEICDVLGRAPDVHCLPVGNAGNITAYWKGYREYAADGVIETTPRMFGFQAAGAAPLVLGHPVSAPETIATAIRIGAPASWNGATGARDESGGLIDAVTDEQILAAARLLATTEGVFVEPASAASVAGLLVTAADGRLTGGPGGDRPLVVCTVTGNGLKDPDTAMGWMTPPTVVPVAAEAVAEALELR from the coding sequence ATGACACCGGTGCAGCACACGACGGTGGACGAACGACGGATCGATCGAGTGCCGGCCCAGGCCGGTTGGCCGGGGTTGATCGCCGCCTACGCGGACCGGGTCCCGGTCCCCGACGGCGCCCGGGTGATCACCCTGCTCGAGGGTGGGACACCCCTGGTCCCCGCTCCCGAACTGTCCCGCCGGACGGGCGCGGATGTCTACCTCAAGGTGGAGGGCGCGAACCCGACCGGGTCGTTCAAGGACCGCGGGATGACCGTCGCCGTCACCCACGCCCTCGCGTCCGGGGTGCAGGCCGTCATCTGCGCCTCCACCGGAAACACCTCGGCCTCGGCCGCCGCCTACGCGGCCCGTGCCGGACTGACCAGCGCGGTCCTGGTGCCGCAGGGCAAGATCGCCGCCGGCAAACTGGCCCAGGCCGTGGCGTACGGCGCCCGGATCCTGCAGGTCCAGGGCAACTTCGACGACTGTCTGGAGCTGGCCCGCAAGACGGCGGCCGCGCAGGAGGACGTCATCGCGCTGGTCAACTCGGTCAACCCGGTGCGCATCGAGGGCCAGAAGACCGCCGCGTTCGAGATCTGCGACGTGCTCGGTCGCGCGCCCGACGTGCACTGCCTGCCCGTCGGCAACGCGGGCAACATCACCGCCTACTGGAAGGGCTACCGGGAGTACGCGGCCGACGGCGTCATCGAGACGACGCCGCGCATGTTCGGGTTCCAGGCGGCCGGAGCGGCGCCGCTGGTCCTCGGTCACCCGGTGTCCGCACCCGAGACCATCGCCACGGCCATCCGCATCGGCGCCCCCGCCTCGTGGAACGGCGCGACCGGCGCCCGGGACGAGTCCGGTGGGCTGATCGACGCGGTGACCGACGAGCAGATCCTGGCGGCCGCCCGGCTGCTGGCCACCACCGAGGGGGTGTTCGTCGAGCCGGCATCGGCCGCCTCCGTGGCCGGCCTCCTGGTCACCGCCGCCGACGGACGCCTCACCGGCGGGCCCGGCGGGGACCGTCCGCTGGTGGTCTGCACGGTCACCGGCAACGGCCTGAAGGACCCGGACACCGCCATGGGGTGGATGACCCCGCCGACGGTCGTCCCGGTGGCCGCCGAGGCCGTGGCCGAGGCCCTCGAACTGCGATGA
- a CDS encoding homoserine dehydrogenase, translated as MSAEQVVRVGVLGAGVVGSQVVRLLTEQADELAARVGARLELVGVAVRRPNRHADIPAELLTTDAAALVAREDVDVIVEVIGGIEPTKDLLLTALRRGAGVVTANKALLAEHGPELYATADAVGTDLYFEAAVAGAIPLIRPLRESLAGDRITRILGIVNGTTNYILSAMTADGMGYDEALAEATRLGYAEADPTADVDGFDAAAKAAILASIGFHTRVGAADVYREGISAVSASDVAAAARLGSVIKLLAICERTTATGPDGGPVESVSARVHPVMVPRSHPLAVVDGAYNAVYVEAEAAGRLMFYGPGAGGAPTASAVLGDLVAVARNRVAGGRGPRESAYAALPVQPMGEVLSRYHIDLDVADRAGVLAAVAGAFAEAGVSISTVRQEGRDDDASLVVVTHGAPDAALAGTVASLADLESVRQVTSVMRVMG; from the coding sequence ATGAGCGCCGAACAGGTCGTCCGGGTCGGGGTGCTCGGGGCCGGGGTCGTCGGATCGCAGGTGGTCCGGCTGCTCACCGAGCAGGCCGACGAACTCGCCGCCCGGGTGGGTGCGCGGCTGGAACTGGTCGGGGTGGCGGTCCGTCGCCCCAATCGGCACGCCGACATCCCGGCGGAGCTGCTCACCACCGACGCCGCCGCCCTGGTGGCCCGCGAGGACGTCGACGTGATCGTCGAGGTCATCGGCGGGATCGAGCCGACGAAGGACCTGCTGCTCACCGCGCTGCGCCGGGGGGCCGGAGTGGTCACCGCCAACAAGGCGCTGCTGGCCGAGCACGGTCCGGAGCTGTACGCCACCGCCGACGCGGTCGGCACCGACCTGTACTTCGAGGCGGCGGTGGCCGGGGCCATCCCGCTCATCCGGCCGCTCCGCGAGTCGCTGGCCGGTGACCGCATCACCCGCATCCTCGGCATCGTCAACGGCACCACCAACTACATCCTGTCGGCGATGACCGCCGACGGGATGGGTTACGACGAGGCGCTGGCCGAGGCCACCCGGCTCGGCTACGCCGAGGCCGACCCGACTGCCGACGTCGACGGGTTCGACGCCGCGGCCAAGGCCGCGATCCTCGCGTCCATCGGGTTCCACACCCGGGTCGGCGCCGCCGACGTCTACCGGGAGGGCATCTCGGCCGTCAGCGCCTCGGACGTCGCCGCCGCCGCCCGGCTGGGCAGCGTCATCAAGCTGCTGGCCATCTGCGAGCGCACCACGGCGACCGGCCCGGACGGCGGGCCCGTCGAGTCGGTGTCGGCCCGCGTGCACCCGGTCATGGTCCCGCGCAGCCATCCGCTGGCCGTCGTGGACGGCGCCTACAACGCCGTCTACGTCGAGGCCGAGGCCGCCGGTCGGCTCATGTTCTACGGTCCCGGCGCCGGTGGCGCCCCAACCGCGTCGGCCGTCCTCGGCGACCTCGTCGCCGTCGCCCGCAACCGGGTCGCCGGCGGCCGCGGCCCCCGCGAATCGGCCTATGCGGCGTTGCCCGTCCAGCCCATGGGGGAGGTCCTCAGCCGCTACCACATCGACCTCGACGTCGCCGACCGGGCCGGGGTCCTCGCCGCCGTCGCCGGGGCGTTCGCCGAGGCCGGGGTCTCGATCTCGACCGTCCGGCAGGAGGGTCGGGACGACGACGCGAGCCTGGTCGTCGTCACGCACGGCGCTCCGGACGCCGCCCTGGCCGGTACGGTGGCCTCGCTGGCCGATCTCGAATCGGTTCGCCAGGTGACGTCGGTGATGCGGGTCATGGGATGA
- the lysA gene encoding diaminopimelate decarboxylase, with protein sequence MRAHPAGPRSGELHADRPTEQAPADPNRLDQHVWPRNADRGPGGALRLAGVDVRDLAGDYGTPLMTMDEADFRSRCRDFANAYGSAEAVHYAGKAFLSSEVLRWLTEEGLSLDVCSGGELNLALRAGFPAGRITLHGSNKSDAELALAVEARIGAIVVDSFDEIARLAGLVESADRGEDDPIPLMIRVTVGVEAHTHEFIATAHEDQKFGFSLAGGAAAEAVRRIVVCRGLRLIGLHSHIGSQIFDPSGFEVSAHRLVGLLAAIQQEHPELADTLTELDLGGGLGIAYVGSDDPPAPDAMAKSLLDIVSRECQFAGVATPHVVVEPGRAIAGPGGVTVYQVGTIKDVALDGGLVRRYVSVDGGMSDNIRTALYDADYTAVLASRDSDAAPVLCRIVGKHCEAGDVVVRDCYLPADLVVGDLLAVAATGAYCYAMSSNYNRVPRPPVVTVAAGDTRLMLRRETDDDLMLLEKW encoded by the coding sequence ATGAGAGCACACCCCGCCGGACCCCGGTCCGGCGAACTGCATGCCGACCGCCCGACCGAACAGGCACCCGCCGATCCCAACCGGCTGGACCAGCACGTCTGGCCCCGCAACGCCGACCGCGGCCCGGGTGGGGCCCTGCGCCTGGCCGGCGTCGACGTGCGCGATCTCGCCGGCGACTACGGCACTCCGCTGATGACCATGGACGAGGCCGACTTCCGCTCGCGCTGCCGGGATTTCGCCAACGCCTACGGGTCGGCCGAGGCCGTGCACTACGCCGGCAAGGCGTTCCTGTCGTCCGAGGTGCTGCGGTGGCTGACCGAGGAGGGACTGTCGCTGGACGTCTGCTCCGGCGGCGAGCTGAATCTGGCGCTGCGGGCCGGCTTCCCGGCCGGCCGGATCACCCTGCACGGATCGAACAAGTCCGACGCCGAACTGGCCCTGGCCGTCGAGGCGCGGATCGGCGCGATCGTCGTCGACTCCTTCGACGAGATCGCCCGGCTGGCCGGACTGGTCGAGAGCGCCGATCGTGGCGAGGACGACCCGATCCCGCTGATGATCCGGGTGACCGTCGGTGTGGAGGCGCACACCCACGAGTTCATCGCCACCGCCCACGAGGACCAGAAGTTCGGGTTCTCCCTGGCCGGGGGAGCGGCCGCCGAGGCCGTCCGGCGGATCGTCGTCTGCCGGGGCCTGCGACTGATCGGCCTGCACTCGCACATCGGATCGCAGATCTTCGACCCGTCCGGCTTCGAGGTGTCCGCCCACCGCCTGGTGGGGTTGCTGGCCGCCATCCAGCAGGAGCACCCGGAGCTGGCCGATACGCTCACCGAGCTGGATCTCGGGGGCGGCCTGGGCATCGCCTACGTCGGCTCCGACGATCCCCCCGCGCCCGACGCGATGGCGAAGTCGTTGCTCGACATCGTGTCCCGGGAGTGCCAGTTCGCGGGGGTCGCCACCCCGCACGTGGTCGTCGAGCCGGGCCGGGCCATCGCCGGGCCGGGTGGGGTCACCGTCTACCAGGTCGGCACCATCAAGGACGTCGCGCTGGACGGCGGGCTGGTGCGCCGCTACGTCTCCGTCGACGGCGGGATGAGCGACAACATCCGGACCGCGCTCTACGACGCGGACTACACCGCCGTGCTGGCCTCCCGCGACTCGGACGCCGCCCCCGTGCTCTGCCGGATCGTCGGCAAACACTGCGAGGCCGGCGATGTCGTGGTCCGGGACTGCTACCTGCCGGCGGACCTCGTCGTCGGCGACCTGCTGGCCGTGGCCGCGACCGGGGCCTACTGCTACGCGATGTCCAGCAACTACAACCGCGTTCCCCGCCCGCCCGTGGTGACCGTGGCGGCCGGGGACACCCGTCTGATGCTGCGCCGCGAGACCGACGACGACCTCATGCTGCTGGAGAAATGGTGA